ATCGGCGTAAAAACTACTTGTTGTGCGGGTAATCCACCCTTTATGAAAACAAAATAGCAATCAATGATAAAGTAAAGCGTCTCCAGGTAACTTTTACCTAGTTGTTGGGACTCTGCAAATATGCGTTCTCGGTAGTTATCTTTGAGCCGAATTTTTACCGGAGCTAAGTCTTGTTTATCTGCCATTGTTATAACTTAAGAGATGTAGATGCTGGATTCTTGCTGCTAATGGTTTTTGCCATTTCTAAAAGCCCAAAGACATTCGCTTCCACCGGGTTTTCCAGGATTTTGAAGCCATTCTTTTCTAACAACTTTTTAAATCCTGGTAACAGGCAGCCTCCACCTATCGCCCAGATTTCATCCCCTTGGTGCTTGGCATCCAGTGTTAGATTCACTACTTTCTTCAAGTATTTTTCATACCAATCTTTTAAACTTGCACTATATATATCTTTGATATCGATGTCACGGCTGTACCTGGTATGCCCCATTTCCAGACAAAATCGGATTTTGGAGGCATCCCCGATTTTCCCCCCATTTAGATGTTTCATTTTTTGGGAGATATCATCGATGAGAACTTCTACACCGATGGGGTAAGCAGTGTGAACTTCTCGCTGACCCCGGTTGTAACGAGAATACAGGGTTGTTCCATTGCCAAAGTCTAAAATTGTTAATTTTTTCGGCAGTTGATGCCCAAATAATGCACCCATCCCCTCTAGCACAACTTTCAGCACTTCTACTTTCACTTCTGATTGTTTGCCAGCAAGTATCGGCTGATATTCTCCATTTAGTACTTTTTGCAATTCGTTAGCCAGACCAACATCATGTAAGCTGACAACTAATTTTAAGTGCCAAGCCTTACGGTGTGGCAGATGTGCCAACGCACCGAATAATGTCAACAACGCATTATTGACTTTGTTTTCATTGTTATCCGTGTTCCGGTCAAAATGATAACCTGTACGGAAAGCTGATTCCCCGACTGTGTAAGCACTACCGTTAAAAACTACCCTCCCTGGTACATCCTCCATGTCGGCTGTGGAAATATAGCTGGGGACACGAACAACTTCAAAGCCATCGACTAAAAGTTTTAGGCTTCCGTAACCATTATCAAAGCCAGCAGGAAAAATTTTTTGCAAGGCGTGAATGTTCGACATAGGGATCAAGTCAATACGTTTTGATTTGTGAAAGTTATCTGTTCAGATTATCTAGGGGAGCAGGAAAGCAGGGGAGAGAAGAATAACTTGCTATGAGTCTTTCCCCAGAACTCTACCCCTTCCTTCTCTAACCTCAAGAGCTTATCATAGCCCCTTGGGGGTTAAGTGGGGTATAAAATATCAAACAGCTAAATATACCCCATAAAGCCCCTATAAAGCCCCCACATAGGTGTCAAATTCTCATTAAAGTCCTAATCTATTTTTGGGGTACATATAGCCCCCATATAGCCCCCATCGGAATTTTTGAAATCTTTTCTATGAACGTAGTAGAAATTAACTTACAAAAAATAGAGAAAAAGGAATAGAAAACTTTAGTTGTGGATCTAAGCTCACTTAAAAAAATATTTATTCCGAGACGCATAGCGCGAAATACTAAGCGTCCTTGCTTCAATCCCGCGTTTCAAAACGTTGGTTCCCTACACCCTCTAAAATAGTTGACTGTTTGATTTATACTCTACTGTCAATGTCTTTGTTATAAGGGAAATACCGAAAACCCTTGAGAAACAGCAACACAGTTGCGTTTTTCGTACTTCAGGCAAAGGATGAAGGCTAAAAAAGGCGTTTACGCCTGAGCCATCTCAAGTGCAACGACTAGAGCGTTCCCCAACTAGGGCTGAACTAGCTGCCGAGGTAAATAAAATAGAAGCACAGTTAACCCAAATTCAAAAGCTTGGTCAACTGGCTAAACAAAAAATGATTACCACTAACCGGAGGTTGGCGGTTGCGGTAGCTAAAAAATGTCGCTGGAGTAACCTGGAATTTCTGGATCTGATTGAAGAGGGAGCAATAGGTTTGGTTTTATGCTGTGGAGAAGTTTGACCCCTAATTGGGGATATAAATTCTCTACCTGTGCATACTGGTGAATTCGGCAGACAATTACAAGAGCAGTTGCAGGACAATCGCGCACAATTCGCTTACCTCATGACCTGACCAAAAGATTGATACAAACCAAAAAAGCACACATAGAACTTTTTTCAAAGCTTGGGACGAAAGCCCACAATTACAGAAATTGCTGAGGCTGTTAACGCATCTCCTAAGCAAAGAAAGCGAATACCTAAGCGCATTTCGTCCGCTAGTCTCTTTAGAGCTAGGAATCTCAGAGGAGCGATAAACTCAACTGCAAAAGATATTATCTCGGCACAAGAGTACGTTGCCTTAGAATGTCTATGGTCAGATTTGGAGAATTCGTTAGCTCCCTTGAAACCAAATCAACGTCAAGTCTTAACGTTACAGTTTGGACTGGAGGAACAGGGCAAGCAACTGTAAAACAGATTGCACAAAGGCTCAATCTCAGTCATTCCAAGGTACGCTCTGCTCATGGACAAGGAATGAAAGCTTTACGACGTGAGCAAGACAGGATTAAAGATTATTTGGTTTTTTGAAACCTATTTATGTCCAAGGAGAAGGAATCGCTATTGTAGAAAGCACTTCTTCCGTACTCACTCTAATAGCAGTTTGCTCAGAGTTGGGGCATTGAACTTTAACTTGGATGATTGAAGATCGTCCATTATATTCTCCTACTACAGGCTCACCCGTAAACTCACAAAGTATCCCCTCTTGGCAGTGTCAGCACTCAAATATAATTCGGCTCACTGCTTTGTCGCAGTCTAGAAATCTCACATGCTGAAACCGTTCGGCTGATAATTCTGGTTTGACTCTGCGGGATTCAGGCGAAAGCCATTTGAGTAGTTTAGATAGGCACTCATAGATTACATGGACATCTCCGGTTCAGTGAACTAAGTCGGACAAGATAGTATTAGTCCAACTTTTTCCGAATCTCTTTTGCCTTAGCTTCTAATACAGCCAATAAATCTCTCAGTTGCTCTTGCTGGATATCTTCGACCTTAGTTGCTGAGACATCTCGAATTAGAGAACTGATTTGGTGACTTGGTTTAGGTTTTGTTTCAGGAGCATGTTCAGCAATAGTTTGGGCAACTAGAAAACGAGTTTGAGCGACTGTTAGCCTTTCTTGCAAAACTTGTGATGTAGCATCTTGTCGGATTTTAAGAGCTTTAGCTTCTTCAACTTTTAAATTTTTAGAATTTAGTTTTTGGAGTGATCGGGCATGGTTTGCACCAAGTCCTGATTCTCTAATCGCAATTTTTAAGTCTTCTGAAAGCCGTAAACAAGGAAAGACATTTGCATCTACTGATGCTGGATTTTGCTGAAAACGTAGTAATAACAGAAGAATACTTTGTTCTATTTCGTCTAAATTAAATTCTTTAATGCCTTCTGACTGCTCTTTTCTAGTTAAAATAACCAATTCAGTTAACTGGGGCAAAAGTTTTTTTGCGTTTAATCTAGCTATTGCTCTCCTAAGTGCTCTAACTACTTCTTCCTGTTCAAATTCCAAAGCTAACTTAGCCTGTTGAATCAAACCTTCGGCTAAATCTAGCTCATTCAAGCCTTCTCGGTGAAGACTAGTTAATAAAGTGCGTGCATGTAATTCCTCTTCAGAAAGAACTTTCTGAAGCATCACTGCATCTAGTGTTTCAATTTCTGGCTGTAACTCTTCTGCAACGGATCTCCATCTCCGTTCTCCATCAAAAATGATATTTCCCGGTAGTAAAATAATCGGCTGTTGTTGCCCTTCCTCTCTAATGGAAACAGCCATACTCCGAATACTATCCGAAGTAAATGTTTGCCTTGCTTGTTTCGGATTGGGTCTTACTTCACTATAGTGAATTTTAAAAATTCCAGATGCTTTCAAATGTTCTCGTAGGTCTTCAATAGTTTGATTGAGGAGTGTACGTTCTTCTTCAGCAAGCTTTCCCTGTGCTTGTTCATCTTTTAATCTTGTAATCTCTGCCTGTAAATCTTCTACTCGTTCTTCAAGCCCAAATATCTGTTGTGAATCAGCAGCAGAAGCAAACATTCCAAGTACACTCGGGTTGTTTAATTTTGTCATCGATTAACCTCTTATTAGCTTAAGTTCGTTAACTAGTGCATCAACAATTGGCATAAAATCTCCTCTTGCCTCTTTGCCCGGTCTGTAAATCCCCAGAGGTAGCCCTCTACCAGAAGCATTAAGAATATCAGCTGATTCTCGAATTGGGCTAAAATACTGAATTCCCAAATTCTTACAGACTAGGGGAAGTTCCTCAACAATACTTCTATGCGCTCCCCAATCACTTTTCCAACGAGTAGGAACTATACCTAATATTTTCGGAGTCGGTTTCAATCTCAGCCGCTTGCAGTTGAAATAGTACCACTCAATCATCGCCGCAGCACTTTGAGAAGCCTTGTATTCAGGTTGAATGGGAATTAACACGTGGCTAGAAGCTGCAAGAGCAGTCAGTGGTAAAGGCTCTAATGTTGCAGGACAATCGATAATTACAAAATCGTGAGATAAGGGATAATCACTCAACCGATCTGCAAGAGTATAAGCTCCACGCAGATCCTTTGAAACTTCCCGAATTGTTTCGTGTAATTCTTTTCCGCCTTTACAAACTTGAATTTTGTCAATCTTACCTTGCCAAGCTGTAACTAAAGGCCAGTTCCCATTGAAATCTGGATGGTAAACATTAGCCATTGTTCCCTGAGTTTTAAATTCTCCTAATCCGCAAAATAATGTCAATGATTCGTTAGGATCGATGTCTAATAGTGCCACTGAATAGCCACGAACACCCAATTCATACGCAAGATTGTATGAAATAGTACTTTTCGCCACTCCTCCAGCGTTTGTCTCAATCGAAAGGGTCAAATTGGCAGGCATAATTTTTTCTCTTTCTTGATTACTATATTTCCGACTCCCAGTCATGAGATAACGTTATATCAGTTTGTGCAAAGAATTTTGAGATAATGTTATATCATTTTTCTGATTTCTCTAACAAGGATTGCTATCAACACAGATGTTGACTGCAAGTAATATCGACCTAGCGACACAGATTGCCCAGCGTGGAATTGTACACAAAAAGAAATATACACCGTCCAAGAGATATTCACTCAGCACTTGCTCAATCAAACAGTTCCGTAGAAAAGCACTATGGCTTTTGTGCAAGCTGGTTATTGAGTATAAAAACCAACGGCATAATTCTAGTGTGATTTCAACCTTTAAAGCTGTGTCAATCAGCAGCTATTAATGCGACTTTTTTGAGCTTATTGAGAAGAAAAATCTTCTGTTGACATAATATAACCACCTTGCCATGAAGATTCTACGCTGAACAACAGTCTTTGTTCAAAGTGTACTTGATTGAAGCGGGATAACAATATTCTCTATCTACCTAATGTCATTATAAAAAGGGGCGCTGCCAACAAGGAAGTATTTTCAATCCCCTTAGAACTAGCTATTCTCACCTAACCACGAGTAATCGGCTCATTATTGCAGTGGTTATTGAGAAGTTACTTGACATCCTCCCACCGCTATACCAGGAGTACCTGATATAGCGGGGGATTCCAAAGATCACTCTTTGGGTTTCCTCTTTCCACGACCCGACTTACTTGGAGGGATTTCTCCACCCATGCAGAGGTCGATGTCTCCAGAGGCGATTAACGTTCCTGTGTGCCCCACAGTACGGAGTCCAATCTCAAGTATGTTCCGCGCCGCGTTCCAGTCCCGGTCAAGGGTTAGCCCACAACGAGGACAAACATGAGTTCTAGTGCTAAGAGATTTTTTAACAACTTCACGACAGTTAGAACAATTCTGGCTAGTGAAATGGGGCGGGACTGCAACAGTTACCACGCCAAACACTTTACCGAAATATTCAACCCATTCACGAAACAGCGACCACGATGCATCACTAATTGACTTAGCAATCGCGTGATTCTTGACCATATTCCGCACCATCAAATCTTCATACACCACGAGGTCGTTAGACTTCACTACGCACTTTGCTGTTTTTACAGCAAAGTCTTTACGCTGGCGACTTACTTTGAGGTGTTTACGAGCAAGTTTATTTCTAAACTTGACTCTGTTGTTGGAACCTTTTTTGGACTTAGACAAACGACGTTGCAACCGCTTCAAAGACTTTTCTGATTTGCGAAGATGTCTAGGGTTAGCAACTGTTTCCCCGTTACTATCTGTATAGAAGTGGTTCAATCCCACATCAATACCAATAGTTTTACCAGTTGGTTCTCGTTTTTCAATGCGTTCTTGAGCAATACAAAACTGGGCGTAGTACCCATCGGCACGACGCACAACCCGCACCCTCTTAAACTGTTTAAGTTGGTAGAAGTGCAGGTCACGGGTTCCCCAGAGCTTGAAGGTTCCTGCCTTAAATCCGTCACTAAAAGTGATATACCTGCGGTCTTCGGAGAGTCGCCAGCCACAGGTTTTGTACTCAACAGAACCATGCGTTTGCTCTTTCTTAAACTTTGGAAAACCCTTCTTTCCAGGCTTACTTTTCTTGCAATTATCAAAGAACTGAGCAATTGCAGACCACGCTCTTTCTGCACTGGCTTGACGAGCCATCGAGTTCAGCTTGGATACCCAAGGGAACTCAGTATTAGCAGCAAGGACAGCACAGAACTTACTCAAGTCATATCGCCCAATTCCTCTATTTTCTATCCAGTATCTAAGGCAGCTATTACGAACGAAACGAGCAGTTCTAATTGCTTCATCAAGCTTTCGGTACTGCTCGTTAAGTCCTTCAAGTTTTGCCTCAAATACTAACATATTTACGTCAGATATATTGACGTAAATTATTTCATAGATTTGCGAAAAACTCAACTATTTCCTTTCCTCACTGACCCTCGGTCAGTTATGGTCAGGAACGTCTCGTTTTTCGCCCTCGATTCATGAGGCAGCGCGTTGGGCGGCTCCGCCGACTTGAAGCGACTGCCGTCTCGCCGCCAAATCACAGATTATGGCGGGAGCCTTCTCTCCGATTTAGGTAAAAAGCATCCCAGAAGTGTAGTTGCAGTCCTTGTAACTACACTACTTTTTTCTCAGCTAATCAAACATTCTCGTTCACAGCAATAAAGGTATTAGGTCGCTCACAAGGCGTAAAATTATACTTAGGTTTAACTTCTTCATCTGTACTACCTTCAGCGGATTTAGTTAGCAGTACAACCTCAGAGCGGGTATAACCAGTCAACTCATCAAACTGAATAATCATATACTGGTAGAGCGCCCAGACATCCGCCATCCGATTGCCAATACTAGAAGATATCTCATCAGGTATAAAAATGTTACCGTGCCAGGATATCTTAATTCCCTCTTTCTGGAAGTAAGTGTCTATTTCTGGACGAATGTAATCCGCAGTCCCTCCGCAAAACACCAGTTCTTCAATATCCTCATCCATCTTCGAGCGCAACCATCTGACGATCGCACGCCAATATTCATCTCTAGCAAGCAATAAAGCCTTGGACATCGACTCGCCATCAAGTTGAATTTCATCACCTTTGCGCTTGCGTGAGAGTTTCTGCATCACCTGGGGGTCACAATTAACTCCAGCTTCTACCAACACCTCGATAATATTGGGATTATCAGGGCTTAGTCCCGATGTCTTGGAAGTAAAATTATTCACCAGCCAAGACATACCAAAATTACTGGTTATTCCCGCGCCAATTGAACCACTCCTAAAGGTGAAAATACTTGCGTTGCGATAACCAAGCATCACATACATAGAAGCAGGCATATTATTGCCAAGCGATCGCCTACGGTGAAAAAATATCCCACTACCCTCAGAAGCTGCATCATAACGAAGCATTTTTACCCGCATCTTACCTGCTGGTGTATCAAATCCTTGAAACGCATCCTTCAACCGCACTTGTAACTGTTCCTTGTCTTGCATTTCACCGGGCGGCAGCAGGACACTCAAGTAAGCTGCAACATCATTACCCAGGTTCAACTTCTCTTTAGCCAGCCAAAATGCACCACAAATTTTAGGGACTGCTAATTCGTACTTTAGCTCCTTCAGCTGCGATATACCCCCAAACCGACGACGGGCAAGCTCTCCCAAGGCGCAATACTCATCACCTATTCCTACCCAAGTACGAGATTCAGGATTACCTTCTTGTTGAATGCTCTCAATCGAAGCTTTAGCAATATCTGCTACTTCTGAGTCGAAAAGTAAAACAACAGGCTTTCCCTCTGGATACTCTTGAACGATCGCCTTGGTTTTACTTGCACCCATGTCAATCGTAATTACTACCTTTTTTACGTCTGTTTTCTCCTTAGTTTTGGGCATATCTTTATCTTTTATTACCTTTTACTATCGTTCCCAATTTAACCGAAATGGGAAAAATACTGTGGTGCAAAACACTTTCTTTACAGGGTTTAACAGCTTTTTTACATAGAAAGTGCGTAGAAAAAAACTATTACGGCGATGTTCTTCGATGGCGCTACAGCATTCATAAGCTAATCGTCATTCATTTTTCCAGAATGATTCGCTTGTAGTAAGGGCTTTAGCCCTACTTTTATGCAACTTAAATGCTGATTAGCTTACTCAACTCCATTGAGTAGAGAGTCCACTGCAAACTGCCAGCAACCAAGTTCAAATTGCCACGGGGCTAACTGAAGTACCTCCATAGCACTAATACCAAATCCAAACCGTAGATTCTAAGTACACTAATGTACTAAAAACTGCTTTAATATTCACTGTCAAATCACCTCCTAAATCATGACTAAATTACCCCAATCACACCCAAATTCTGTATCAACTAAAAGTTGAATTATTAAACAAAATTAGCTTTTTGGCTGTAATTCAAACAATGTGATTGTCATCATTACACCCCGTATTACCTCAACCATCCCCGCAATTACCCCAGTAAAAAGTATCGTTATTGTGGAGTCTTGGGCAATAACAATAACAAGGTATGTCAGATGGGGTCAATTACACATTTGCTTTGCTGTCAAATTTTTGATCGCAGCTTTTACAGATGAGATACATGAAGTGATTATTCCAGGCGATCGCATTTCAGGAGATATTGCCGACAGCAACAGACAAGACAAGGATAGGAATTACACAAGTCTCACAAGCGAAAGCAGAGAATATGCTTTTTTCCAACACCTAGAATAATCCACAAAATGATTGATCTTGGGATAATAGAAAGATAATTTCGGGCTGCAAGTTGCCTCATGTCCCCAAAATCCATCATTCAACTCACCGAGAATCTAAAATCTTTGTACATCAAAACAGCCCCAAAATTAAAGGGAAGTGACCGACGACAATTCATGGCAGAAGTTGTCAAAGGATTAGGGATAGGTGGACAGACACTAGTGGAACAAGAGTTAGGATGGAACCGTCGGACTATCCATTTTTTTAGTCATTGGTTACTCCTTTGTTACATGTTGGGACAAGTTGGCATATCATCTCCAACGAGTAACCTTGCAAGACTGGGCAATGCCTCACCGTAAGTTGGGTGAATGTGAACCGATTGTTCGAGTACCTGCCACGTTGCTTTAGTTTCCATCAGCGACAAAAAGACATGCACGAGTTCAGCCGTTTCGTACCCAACCAGCGTTGCTCCTAAAATCAAATTCGTCTGGGTGTCGATGACCATGCGGTAGAAACCCAGATCGTGCCCCCATTCAATGCTACGGGCAATGTGAGCCATTGGCAGGGTGACTTCGCGGGCAGAGATACCCTGTTTCTGAGCCTGCTCTAACGTCATACCCACTCGACCCACTTGTGGCTCAGTGTAGACGGCATAGCCTAACACCCGATCGTTGCGTGTCCGGTGTTCGCCACACAGAATGGCTTTCAAGCGACGATAGTCTTCCCAAGAAACATGGGTAAAAGCAGGCTGCTTGGCAGCGTCCCCGATTGCATAAATTCCAGCGCAAGTCGTTTGAAACTGATCGTCGATTTTGATAAAACCCTGTGCATCTAATTCAATGCCTGTCACAGCAGAATTTAATGCCTGAGTATTCGGTTTACGCCCAGTTGCAATCAGCAATGCTTCCCCATTAAGTACTTCACCATTGTTCAGCGTTAGGGTAAACACACCGTTGGTATAAGCAACCTGCTGAACAGTCACATTGAAATGCAGTCCAATTCCATCTTGCTCAAAAGCATCAGCAAGCACAGCACTGACATCGGATTCTTCTTGAGCCAGCAAGCGATCGCCCCGTACAATCAATTCGACTTGGCTCCCTAAACGTGCTATCCCCTGCCCTAGCTCCAGGGCAATATAGCCACCGCCGACCACGAGCAAACGGGGCGGAATTTGCTGCAAATCAAAGAAATTTCGGTTGGTTAGATAAGGCGTTCCAGCTAAACCCGGAATGTCAGGAATAGTAGAGGATGTCCCTGTGTTGATAACAATGAGCGGAGCCTGCACCGTCACACCTCCTCCGCTCACAGTTCGCTCTCCGGTGAAAGCAGCTTCAGCGCAGATGACTCGAACCCCTGCACTCTCTAATCGCCGCTTGGTACCCTGGTTAAACTGGCTGCGAATGCTACGCACACGCTCCATCACCGCAGAAAAATCGACCTCGACCTGGGCGTGTATGCCTAACTTTGCCGCTTGTCGAGCGCGACCTGCGGCATGGGCAGCGGCTAGAAAGGCTTTAGAAGGTGTGCAACCATAGTTTATGCAACTGCCTCCCAACGCATCGCGCTCAAATAAAACGACGTTTCGGACTGCTTTGGCAAAGTCAGCCGCGAGTGGAACTCCGCCCTGACCGCTTCCAATTACAATTACATCTGCTGTTTCCATTGTTACCTCTGTTGATAACTGGTTATTACAGTTTGTCGAGTCCGACTGGCTTTGATTAAATCAGCTGCCTTCTCGCCAATCATGTTGATAGTGCTATAAAGGACATCCAAGAATTAAATTACTTAATCCCTACATCAAAAACCGTCAACTTCGACGATGGCCTTTGCAAACTCCTGGGGCGCTTCTTGCGGCAGGTTGTGCCCGACCCCGCCCTTGACGATCCGGTGTGCGTATTTGCCGGAGAATTTCCTTGCGTAGGTGCTGCTGTCGGGGTGTGGCGCACCGTTGGCATCACCTTCGAGAGTGATGGTGGGTATGGCGATCGCAGGGGCTGCGGCGAGTCGCTTCTCAAGATCGTCATACTTCGACTCGCCTTCAGCCAGACCGAGCCGCCAGCGATAGTTATGGATGACGATACCGACATGATCTGGGTTATTGAAAGCAGCCGCGCTACGCTCAAACGTCGCGTCATCGAAGTGCCATTGCGGCGAAGCAAGTTTCCAGATGAGCTTGTTAAAGTCATGCCAGTATTTTTCGTAGCCGGCGCGGCCCCGCTCCGTCGCGAAATAAAATTGATACCACCATTGGAGTTCGGACTGCGGCGGTAGCGGTGTCTTGTTGGCTTCAGGGCTGCCGATCAAATAACCACTCACGGAGACGAGCGCCTTGCAGCGCTCCGGCCAGAGTGCCGCGATGATGTTGGCTGTTCGCGCGCCCCAATCATAACCAGCGAGGATCGCCCTCTCGATCTTGAGAGCATCCATCAAAGCAATGATATCGACAGCGATCGCCGACTGTTGCCCATTGCGGAACGTCTCGCTCGAAAGAAAGCGCGTCGTGCCATAGCCGCGCAGATATGGAACAATCGCCCTGTACCCCGCCGACACCAACAAAGGAGCGACATCGACATAGCTGTGAATGTCGTAGGGCCATCCATGCAGGAGGATTACCGGACGACCATTGGCGGGGCCAACCTCAGCGTATCCGACATTTAGAACACCAGCATCGATCTGCTTCAGTGAGCCGAACGACTTGTTTGTCCCCGACTTCAGCATGGATAAAACTGCTGGTTTTGTTTTGCTTGATTGTGCGATCGCAGAACCGAATATACCTAGCTGTATAGTAGCAATGGTCATAGCCGCAGCGCCCAAAAAGCGGCGGCGTTGATGGTTGATTTTCTCGGACATTTCTCTTTTTCCAATTGGATTTAACTCAACTTGCTTTAATTGAATCGGCTATCTAGACATCGGTGTTTGCTGCTCAGGTGTAAGTTGATATGCTTCAACTGCTGGGGCAAACAAATTAACTCCAAAGGGTTGGTCTGTCAGCTCTCGAATTTGCCTGATAATGGAGCGAAGTTTGGCTGGTGGTGTGGCCGCAGCGCCATAGGAGCCAAGACCTCCTGCATTAGAAACAGCCGCAACCAACTCAGGTGTGGAAGCGCCAGCCATCGGAGCCTGAATTATTGGATGCGCGATTTTGAGCAAATCTATCAGTTCTTTTTTAGGCCACATAAGTATCTCCCACGCTTGCTAAACGATGCTTTCGGGGAAGGTAGCGAACTGGACGCCTTGTTTGCCCAGGTCGCGGATCTTCTTCACGACCTTCTCGACGGTACCCTGCCGACTGTACAGCACGGGGCTGATCTGCACGGCGGCAGCTTTAACAATCGTACTGGCAAGGATATTTTTAGTCTTTTTCATTGTTTTATAATTTAATTTACTGTTCATCCCAGGTGATAAAATTATCTCCGGTAACAGCCGATCTCCTCATCTGATACGGGGCAAAGGAACGCTGCCGACACATCTGGGCAAGTTTTGAA
This Nostoc sp. KVJ3 DNA region includes the following protein-coding sequences:
- a CDS encoding ParM/StbA family protein, which translates into the protein MSNIHALQKIFPAGFDNGYGSLKLLVDGFEVVRVPSYISTADMEDVPGRVVFNGSAYTVGESAFRTGYHFDRNTDNNENKVNNALLTLFGALAHLPHRKAWHLKLVVSLHDVGLANELQKVLNGEYQPILAGKQSEVKVEVLKVVLEGMGALFGHQLPKKLTILDFGNGTTLYSRYNRGQREVHTAYPIGVEVLIDDISQKMKHLNGGKIGDASKIRFCLEMGHTRYSRDIDIKDIYSASLKDWYEKYLKKVVNLTLDAKHQGDEIWAIGGGCLLPGFKKLLEKNGFKILENPVEANVFGLLEMAKTISSKNPASTSLKL
- a CDS encoding sigma factor-like helix-turn-helix DNA-binding protein, which produces MSMVRFGEFVSSLETKSTSSLNVTVWTGGTGQATVKQIAQRLNLSHSKVRSAHGQGMKALRREQDRIKDYLVF
- a CDS encoding ParB/RepB/Spo0J family partition protein, with amino-acid sequence MTKLNNPSVLGMFASAADSQQIFGLEERVEDLQAEITRLKDEQAQGKLAEEERTLLNQTIEDLREHLKASGIFKIHYSEVRPNPKQARQTFTSDSIRSMAVSIREEGQQQPIILLPGNIIFDGERRWRSVAEELQPEIETLDAVMLQKVLSEEELHARTLLTSLHREGLNELDLAEGLIQQAKLALEFEQEEVVRALRRAIARLNAKKLLPQLTELVILTRKEQSEGIKEFNLDEIEQSILLLLLRFQQNPASVDANVFPCLRLSEDLKIAIRESGLGANHARSLQKLNSKNLKVEEAKALKIRQDATSQVLQERLTVAQTRFLVAQTIAEHAPETKPKPSHQISSLIRDVSATKVEDIQQEQLRDLLAVLEAKAKEIRKKLD
- a CDS encoding ParA family protein encodes the protein MPANLTLSIETNAGGVAKSTISYNLAYELGVRGYSVALLDIDPNESLTLFCGLGEFKTQGTMANVYHPDFNGNWPLVTAWQGKIDKIQVCKGGKELHETIREVSKDLRGAYTLADRLSDYPLSHDFVIIDCPATLEPLPLTALAASSHVLIPIQPEYKASQSAAAMIEWYYFNCKRLRLKPTPKILGIVPTRWKSDWGAHRSIVEELPLVCKNLGIQYFSPIRESADILNASGRGLPLGIYRPGKEARGDFMPIVDALVNELKLIRG
- a CDS encoding RNA-guided endonuclease InsQ/TnpB family protein → MLVFEAKLEGLNEQYRKLDEAIRTARFVRNSCLRYWIENRGIGRYDLSKFCAVLAANTEFPWVSKLNSMARQASAERAWSAIAQFFDNCKKSKPGKKGFPKFKKEQTHGSVEYKTCGWRLSEDRRYITFSDGFKAGTFKLWGTRDLHFYQLKQFKRVRVVRRADGYYAQFCIAQERIEKREPTGKTIGIDVGLNHFYTDSNGETVANPRHLRKSEKSLKRLQRRLSKSKKGSNNRVKFRNKLARKHLKVSRQRKDFAVKTAKCVVKSNDLVVYEDLMVRNMVKNHAIAKSISDASWSLFREWVEYFGKVFGVVTVAVPPHFTSQNCSNCREVVKKSLSTRTHVCPRCGLTLDRDWNAARNILEIGLRTVGHTGTLIASGDIDLCMGGEIPPSKSGRGKRKPKE
- a CDS encoding ParM/StbA family protein, coding for MPKTKEKTDVKKVVITIDMGASKTKAIVQEYPEGKPVVLLFDSEVADIAKASIESIQQEGNPESRTWVGIGDEYCALGELARRRFGGISQLKELKYELAVPKICGAFWLAKEKLNLGNDVAAYLSVLLPPGEMQDKEQLQVRLKDAFQGFDTPAGKMRVKMLRYDAASEGSGIFFHRRRSLGNNMPASMYVMLGYRNASIFTFRSGSIGAGITSNFGMSWLVNNFTSKTSGLSPDNPNIIEVLVEAGVNCDPQVMQKLSRKRKGDEIQLDGESMSKALLLARDEYWRAIVRWLRSKMDEDIEELVFCGGTADYIRPEIDTYFQKEGIKISWHGNIFIPDEISSSIGNRMADVWALYQYMIIQFDELTGYTRSEVVLLTKSAEGSTDEEVKPKYNFTPCERPNTFIAVNENV
- a CDS encoding dihydrolipoyl dehydrogenase family protein, giving the protein METADVIVIGSGQGGVPLAADFAKAVRNVVLFERDALGGSCINYGCTPSKAFLAAAHAAGRARQAAKLGIHAQVEVDFSAVMERVRSIRSQFNQGTKRRLESAGVRVICAEAAFTGERTVSGGGVTVQAPLIVINTGTSSTIPDIPGLAGTPYLTNRNFFDLQQIPPRLLVVGGGYIALELGQGIARLGSQVELIVRGDRLLAQEESDVSAVLADAFEQDGIGLHFNVTVQQVAYTNGVFTLTLNNGEVLNGEALLIATGRKPNTQALNSAVTGIELDAQGFIKIDDQFQTTCAGIYAIGDAAKQPAFTHVSWEDYRRLKAILCGEHRTRNDRVLGYAVYTEPQVGRVGMTLEQAQKQGISAREVTLPMAHIARSIEWGHDLGFYRMVIDTQTNLILGATLVGYETAELVHVFLSLMETKATWQVLEQSVHIHPTYGEALPSLARLLVGDDMPTCPNM
- a CDS encoding alpha/beta fold hydrolase; translation: MSEKINHQRRRFLGAAAMTIATIQLGIFGSAIAQSSKTKPAVLSMLKSGTNKSFGSLKQIDAGVLNVGYAEVGPANGRPVILLHGWPYDIHSYVDVAPLLVSAGYRAIVPYLRGYGTTRFLSSETFRNGQQSAIAVDIIALMDALKIERAILAGYDWGARTANIIAALWPERCKALVSVSGYLIGSPEANKTPLPPQSELQWWYQFYFATERGRAGYEKYWHDFNKLIWKLASPQWHFDDATFERSAAAFNNPDHVGIVIHNYRWRLGLAEGESKYDDLEKRLAAAPAIAIPTITLEGDANGAPHPDSSTYARKFSGKYAHRIVKGGVGHNLPQEAPQEFAKAIVEVDGF
- a CDS encoding NAD(P)H-dependent flavin oxidoreductase; this translates as MWPKKELIDLLKIAHPIIQAPMAGASTPELVAAVSNAGGLGSYGAAATPPAKLRSIIRQIRELTDQPFGVNLFAPAVEAYQLTPEQQTPMSR